A section of the Arabiibacter massiliensis genome encodes:
- a CDS encoding aminotransferase class I/II-fold pyridoxal phosphate-dependent enzyme: MSMQHETFADRLAQAMAAKGLKQADLIRIASKRGTRLGKSQVSQYANGKTEPRRPVGRLLADILEVPEAWLLDGAGHDATGTAKGEIELSEPNESSEIELRSETMREIKKSTKLDNVLYDVRGPVVEEAERMEAAGARVLKLNIGNPAPFDFRAPEEMVFDMSRQLAECEGYSSAKGLFSARKAIMQYAQLKAIPDVDIEDVYTGNGVSELINLSMLALLDNGDEVLVPSPDYPLWTACVTLAGGTPVHYVCDEGAEWYPDMDDIRKKVTSRTKALVIINPNNPTGALYPREVLQELVDIAREHNLIIFSDEIYDRIVMDGLEHVSIASMAPDLFCVTFSGLSKSHMVAGYRIGWMILSGDKASARDYILGLNMLSNMRMCSNVPAQSIVQTALGGHQSVQGYIVPGGRVYEQREYVYQALNDIPGVTAVKPKAGFYIFPKLDVKKFNIVDDEKFALDLLHEKRLLVVHGGGFNWKKPDHFRVVYLPRIEVLGEAMRDLSDFLSHYRQA, from the coding sequence ATGAGCATGCAGCACGAAACGTTCGCCGACCGCCTTGCGCAGGCGATGGCGGCCAAGGGACTCAAGCAGGCCGATCTGATACGCATCGCCTCAAAACGTGGAACGAGGCTTGGGAAGAGCCAGGTCAGCCAATACGCGAACGGGAAAACCGAGCCGCGCCGCCCGGTGGGGCGTCTGCTCGCCGACATCCTCGAGGTGCCCGAGGCGTGGCTCCTCGACGGCGCGGGGCACGATGCGACGGGCACCGCCAAGGGAGAAATTGAACTTTCAGAACCGAACGAATCATCCGAAATTGAACTGAGGAGCGAGACCATGCGCGAGATCAAGAAGTCGACCAAACTGGACAACGTGCTGTACGACGTGCGCGGACCGGTGGTGGAGGAGGCTGAGCGCATGGAGGCGGCCGGCGCGCGCGTGCTGAAGCTCAACATCGGCAACCCGGCGCCCTTCGACTTCCGCGCGCCCGAGGAGATGGTGTTCGACATGAGCCGCCAGCTGGCCGAGTGCGAGGGCTACTCCTCGGCGAAGGGCCTGTTCTCGGCGCGCAAGGCTATCATGCAGTACGCGCAGCTCAAAGCTATCCCGGACGTCGATATCGAGGACGTGTACACCGGCAACGGCGTGAGCGAGCTCATCAACCTCAGCATGCTCGCGCTGCTCGACAACGGCGACGAGGTGCTCGTGCCCTCGCCGGACTATCCGCTGTGGACGGCCTGCGTGACGCTCGCCGGCGGCACGCCCGTGCACTACGTGTGCGACGAAGGGGCCGAATGGTACCCGGACATGGACGACATCCGCAAGAAGGTGACGAGCCGCACGAAGGCCCTCGTCATCATCAACCCCAACAACCCTACCGGCGCGCTCTACCCGCGCGAGGTGCTCCAAGAACTCGTGGATATCGCGCGCGAGCACAACCTCATCATCTTCTCCGACGAGATCTACGACCGCATCGTCATGGACGGCCTCGAGCACGTCTCCATCGCCTCGATGGCGCCCGACCTGTTCTGCGTCACGTTCAGCGGCCTGTCGAAGTCGCACATGGTGGCCGGCTACCGCATCGGGTGGATGATCCTCTCGGGCGACAAGGCGTCCGCGCGCGACTACATCCTGGGGCTCAACATGCTCTCCAACATGCGCATGTGCTCGAACGTGCCCGCCCAGTCCATCGTGCAGACGGCGCTCGGCGGCCACCAGAGCGTGCAGGGCTACATCGTGCCGGGCGGGCGCGTGTACGAGCAGCGCGAGTACGTGTACCAGGCGCTCAACGACATCCCCGGCGTGACCGCGGTGAAGCCCAAGGCCGGTTTCTACATCTTCCCGAAGCTCGACGTGAAGAAGTTCAACATCGTGGACGACGAGAAGTTCGCGCTCGACCTTTTGCACGAGAAGCGCTTGCTGGTGGTGCACGGCGGCGGCTTCAACTGGAAGAAGCCCGACCACTTCCGCGTGGTGTACCTGCCCCGCATCGAGGTGCTCGGCGAGGCCATGCGCGATCTTAGCGATTTCCTCAGCCATTACCGCCAGGCGTGA
- a CDS encoding Fic family protein, which yields MTEQDLSDLDYATGYEKMYGITDEREDYLRLLQYQLHRFDTRPTAPKCDRALIERLEDQREILAAHGFDPTKEDHIFETVKVDFVHTTARIEGNTLSLKETGLVLEEDAVIPGKPLSEHLEVVDIARAFDLMVELVRDRKPLSEEVILSIHEAASAHLDDCEPGEYRWDQRYISSSPIIPPPPARVPQFMNSLLAWTKKAEGPAIETAALFHLAFEDIHPFQDGNGRTGRVLLNFMLMSAGYPAVSLKADEAGVAAYYQAIESFTRDFEGRDGSAMVDLVARRLEDSIGQRMLQLEQQRS from the coding sequence ATGACGGAACAGGACTTGAGCGATCTCGATTACGCCACTGGCTACGAGAAGATGTACGGCATCACCGACGAACGCGAGGATTACCTGCGCCTTCTTCAATACCAGCTTCATCGCTTCGACACGCGCCCCACGGCTCCGAAATGCGACAGGGCGCTCATAGAGCGGCTCGAAGATCAGAGGGAGATCCTCGCCGCTCACGGCTTCGACCCCACGAAGGAAGACCATATCTTCGAAACCGTGAAAGTCGACTTCGTGCACACCACCGCTCGCATCGAAGGCAATACGCTTTCGCTCAAGGAAACCGGATTGGTGCTCGAGGAGGACGCCGTCATTCCCGGCAAGCCTTTGAGCGAGCACCTCGAAGTCGTCGACATCGCCCGTGCGTTCGACCTCATGGTCGAGCTCGTGCGCGACCGCAAGCCGCTCTCCGAGGAAGTCATCCTCTCCATCCACGAAGCCGCATCGGCGCATCTGGACGACTGCGAGCCCGGCGAGTACCGCTGGGACCAGCGCTACATCTCCTCCTCGCCCATCATCCCCCCGCCACCCGCGCGCGTCCCCCAGTTCATGAACAGCCTCCTCGCCTGGACGAAGAAAGCCGAGGGCCCCGCGATCGAGACGGCGGCGCTCTTCCACCTCGCGTTCGAGGACATCCATCCCTTCCAGGACGGCAACGGCCGCACGGGCCGCGTGCTGCTCAACTTCATGCTGATGAGCGCCGGCTACCCCGCCGTGAGCCTCAAGGCTGACGAGGCGGGCGTCGCCGCGTACTACCAGGCCATCGAGTCGTTCACGCGCGACTTCGAGGGCCGCGACGGTTCGGCGATGGTCGACCTCGTCGCCCGCCGGCTGGAGGACTCCATCGGCCAGCGCATGCTGCAACTGGAGCAGCAGCGTTCGTAG
- a CDS encoding DNA repair protein: protein MAEGRTYVCIDLKSFYASVECADRGLDPLKANLVVADPDRTEKTICLAITPPMKALGLSSRCRVFEIPEGVDFIMARPRMRRYMEVSADIYSVYLRYVSPEDIHAYSIDECFIDATPYLALYQVDAREFAVMLMDAVLAETGVYATAGIGPNLFLAKVALDITAKHAPDRIGALDQAEFERSIQTHRPITDIWNIGPGIARRLAKYGVHDLRGVCEMSEATLYREFGVNAEYLIDHAHGVEPCTIADIHAYEPSGHSLMNGQVLPGDYTFDEARDVLKEMVDQLVLDLADKRLVAESISLFVGYAKGPGGNADGEGGAFFDGGHGRRPASGRRSFPHTGATRKQPDRTNLFSKLMPRFLELYDETTRTDAPIRRLNVGFGGVLPEEFATMDLFTDEAAEAEERSLQRAVLDVKRRFGKNALLRGTSLKEKATARERNEQIGGHHA, encoded by the coding sequence GTGGCCGAGGGGCGCACCTACGTGTGCATCGACTTGAAGAGCTTCTACGCGAGCGTCGAGTGCGCCGACCGCGGGCTCGACCCGCTCAAGGCGAACCTCGTCGTGGCCGATCCGGACCGCACGGAGAAGACCATCTGCCTGGCCATCACGCCGCCGATGAAGGCGCTCGGCCTGTCCAGCCGCTGCCGCGTGTTCGAGATCCCGGAGGGCGTCGACTTCATCATGGCGCGCCCGCGCATGCGGCGCTACATGGAGGTGTCGGCCGACATCTACTCCGTCTACCTGCGCTACGTGTCGCCGGAGGACATCCACGCGTACTCCATCGACGAGTGCTTCATCGACGCCACGCCGTACCTTGCGCTCTACCAGGTGGACGCGCGGGAGTTCGCCGTCATGCTCATGGACGCGGTGCTGGCCGAGACCGGCGTCTACGCCACGGCGGGCATCGGGCCGAACCTCTTTCTCGCCAAGGTGGCGCTCGACATCACGGCCAAGCACGCGCCGGACCGCATCGGCGCGCTCGACCAGGCAGAGTTCGAGCGCAGCATCCAAACGCATCGGCCCATCACCGACATCTGGAACATCGGTCCCGGCATCGCGCGGCGGTTGGCCAAGTACGGCGTGCACGACCTGCGCGGCGTGTGCGAGATGAGCGAGGCGACGCTCTACCGCGAGTTCGGCGTGAACGCGGAGTACCTCATCGACCATGCGCACGGGGTGGAGCCCTGCACCATCGCCGACATCCACGCCTACGAGCCGAGCGGCCATTCCCTGATGAACGGGCAGGTTCTGCCCGGCGACTACACGTTTGACGAGGCGCGCGACGTGCTCAAGGAGATGGTGGACCAGCTCGTGCTGGATTTGGCGGACAAGCGCCTGGTGGCGGAGTCCATCTCGCTGTTCGTGGGCTACGCGAAGGGGCCGGGCGGGAACGCGGACGGGGAGGGCGGCGCGTTCTTCGACGGCGGCCACGGCAGGAGGCCCGCGAGCGGCAGGCGCTCCTTCCCCCACACCGGCGCCACGCGCAAGCAGCCCGACCGCACGAACCTGTTCTCCAAGCTCATGCCGCGCTTCTTGGAGCTCTACGACGAGACCACGCGCACAGACGCGCCCATCCGCCGCCTCAACGTGGGCTTCGGCGGGGTGCTGCCCGAGGAGTTCGCCACGATGGACCTGTTCACCGACGAGGCGGCCGAGGCCGAGGAGCGCAGCCTGCAGCGCGCGGTGCTCGACGTGAAGCGCCGCTTCGGCAAGAACGCGCTTCTGCGCGGCACGAGCTTGAAGGAGAAGGCCACGGCGCGCGAGCGCAACGAGCAGATAGGGGGCCACCATGCCTGA
- a CDS encoding SDR family NAD(P)-dependent oxidoreductase, with protein sequence MGVLDGKVAIVTGSGQGIGRGIAVGLAREGARVVTNNRAPGSLSVRSYDKDSMPEEDYNEMLALAGDAEATAALIEAEGGEAVPCYGDVSVPEDAERLVQAALDAWGRVDIVVNNAAGMGSGSIVNLDEAMWDKLTVTKMKGAFNMMHFAVPHMIEQGFGRIFNGSSDAWVGLPDNDAYSAGNAGIVGLTYASAKELFRFGITVNAYCPQGKSPAHAVEYNKMLRNVKAATGVDPDPELLKVVEDDHGDPANLGPILAYLSTEEAGYISGEVFGLKSSGKIDRYSYPEVVARAQREPGQGFLWDVTELSDVFRDVVMGEGYVSHASKRAWG encoded by the coding sequence ATGGGAGTGTTGGACGGGAAAGTCGCCATCGTCACGGGATCGGGGCAGGGAATCGGGCGCGGCATCGCCGTAGGGCTCGCGCGCGAGGGCGCCCGCGTGGTCACGAACAACCGCGCGCCCGGCTCGCTGAGCGTGCGCAGCTACGACAAGGACTCCATGCCCGAGGAGGACTACAACGAGATGCTCGCGCTGGCGGGCGACGCGGAGGCCACGGCGGCGCTCATCGAGGCCGAGGGCGGCGAGGCCGTGCCCTGTTACGGGGACGTGTCGGTTCCGGAGGACGCCGAGCGCCTGGTGCAAGCCGCCCTCGACGCGTGGGGGCGCGTGGACATCGTCGTGAACAACGCGGCGGGCATGGGTTCGGGCTCCATCGTGAACCTCGACGAGGCGATGTGGGACAAGCTCACGGTCACGAAGATGAAGGGCGCGTTCAACATGATGCACTTCGCCGTGCCCCACATGATCGAGCAGGGCTTCGGCCGCATCTTCAACGGGTCGTCCGACGCCTGGGTGGGCCTGCCCGACAACGACGCGTACTCGGCGGGCAACGCCGGGATCGTGGGCCTCACCTACGCGTCCGCGAAGGAGCTCTTCCGCTTCGGCATTACCGTGAACGCGTACTGCCCGCAGGGGAAGTCGCCCGCGCATGCCGTGGAGTACAACAAGATGCTGCGCAACGTGAAGGCGGCCACCGGGGTGGATCCCGACCCCGAGCTTCTGAAGGTGGTCGAGGACGACCACGGCGATCCGGCGAACCTGGGCCCGATCCTCGCGTACCTGTCCACCGAGGAGGCCGGCTACATATCGGGCGAGGTGTTCGGACTGAAATCGTCGGGCAAGATCGACCGGTACTCCTACCCCGAGGTCGTCGCCCGCGCGCAACGCGAGCCCGGCCAGGGGTTCCTCTGGGACGTGACCGAGCTGTCGGACGTGTTTCGCGACGTGGTGATGGGGGAGGGCTACGTGAGCCACGCCTCCAAGCGCGCCTGGGGTTGA